The Spirochaetota bacterium DNA segment ACCGGAACGCCCCGCGATCGCCGCGATCCATGCGGTCGCGTCCTGCACCGCCGCGAAAGCCGCCCTCGCGCGAAGTGCCGCGGCGCACATCCGCGCGTTTCTCCTGCATCTTCTCCGCTGTACGCGAGAGCTTATACACGCCCTTTTTCTTTCCGCGCATGAGTATCCCTTTTGCCGCCGCCTCGTCTATGACGCGCTGCACCGACGGGTAATCTCGTTCCGCTATGTGAAAATGTTTCACCAGCAGATGTTTTTTGACGACCTTGTGCCTTCGCGCAAAGTCTATCAGTTGTTCAATTGTCATTGTTTTCCTTCTTGTTCTTCTATTACTATCACTGTTCTATTTTTTCGAACGCCTTCGTAAAGATCTTGTCCCACGTGTATTGTTCCCCCAGCGCGCGGGCGTTCGATCGGTAACGCGCGTGGTCCTTTACTATTATCCGTATCTGATCTGCAATATCCTTCGCATCGTATCGGGCGATGCGTCCGGCTTTCTTTTCCGCAAGCGTGCGAGCGAACGGCGGCACATCGGTCACCACCACCGGGAGCGCACAGCCGATATAGACCTTAAGCTTGCCCATATCGGTATTGTAGCTGAAATTGTTCGGGTCATCGGGATAATACGGTGCAATGCCGACGCCCGTTTTCGAGAGTATCGCGAGTACCCGCGAAAAATCGAGTATGTGCCCGTAGAGCGTCACCCATGCGGCAAGCTTTCTCCGGCGAATATCCTCCCTCAACTCGGCGAGATAATCCCCCGCACCGACGACAACAAGGCGATATCGCGCATCCTTTTTTCGAAGCTCCTCCAGCACCGGAAGAAAAAGCTCGGCGCCTTTATTCCGAATAAGCCCGCCGAGATAGACGACCGCATGCGTATCGACGCTTTTCGCATGCGACAGATGCGTCCCGAACGCTACCGGCTGCCATGACCGCACGCGCTTTTCCTTAAGCTTGCCGTCCTCAAAGCGGCGGCGTATCGTCTTTTCAATGAGCGGCCACACCTGGTCCGCATTGTATGCTGCGATCCTGTCAAACGCATAGTAGAGCGCGTTCAGAACGGGATTCGCATACCGCACAGGTGTATAATCGATCATGTAATACATGACACGCTTCACCCCGGCGATGACCTTCAGGCATAGGCCAATGCACGCGAGGAGATTATCCCCACCGGCAAGGATATCCGCGCCGCGGCAGAAGCGCATCCCGTACCACAACCCGTACAGAACATCCTTGGCATACGAAACGGGCTCCGGGCGCTTGAACCGCAGCAGCGACTCATGCGTACGAACGAGTTTCCCCCGGCGAAAAACGGAAACCGTGACCGCGCTCGATACACTGTTCATGAACGGAAATGCGATGTACACGACCTCTTCGACGCGCTTGCTGTTGAGCCAGTCGCGCAACTCCTCGGTAGCACCGGTAGCCGCATAGTGAGCGAGTATGACGGCTTTTTTAATATCGGATGTTTTCATCACAACAGGAGAGCTAACTGAAAAATTCCTTGAACCAGCCGGATAGTTTCCCGCCCGTATTCCCCTCTTTCCGCTCGCGCACCTTGCGTATCCCCGGTGCGGGGTTCTGTTCCGACGACTTCATGAGCGTAAGCCCCACCGCCACCGCGCACGTCGCATCGCGTCCGATATCGAGCATGCCGGAGAAACCGGTCGGATATCCCACGCGCGCAGGCATGGTCCCGAACACCGCCTCGGCCACATCGGTAGCACCGCCGAGCATGGCCCCGCCGCCCGTGAGCACGGCCCCGGCGGAAAGCACTTCCTTGCATTGTACCTTCTCAATTTCCTTGAGCACGAGACGGAATATCTCTTCCATGCGCGGCTCGATTATCTGCGACAATGTTTTCTTCGGTATCGTCCGCGGCGGACGGTCGCCCGTGGACGGCACTTCTATCGCCTCGGTATCGCTCACCATTTCGCTCATCGCAAAGCCATAGGACATCTTCACCTCTTCGGCGGCGGTATGCGAGATGCGAAGCCCCATCGATATATCGCTCGTTACATGCTGCGCGCCGATGGGGAGCACCGCGGTATGCGTCACCGCGCCCTCGATGAAGAACATCACCGACGTCGTAGCAGCACCGATATCGATGAGGGCAACGCCGAGCTCGCGTTCGTCGGGGGTGAGCACCGCATACGATGCCGCATACGGCGATGCAATGACATCATCCACCTCGATACCGGCCTTGCGAATCGCGCGCATGAGATTATCGCTGTTGGTTATCATGCCGGTTATGATATGCGCCTCGGCCTCAAGCCGCGCACCGGTCATGCCGACGGGATTCCTCACTTCATCGTGGTCATCAACGGCATATTCCTGCGGGAAGAGATGTATTATCTCGCAATCGGAGGGAAGCCGGATGGAACGCGCCGATTCGAGCACACGCTCCACCTCGAACGGCGTTATCTCCCTATTGCGCGCCGTCACGCCGATGACGCCCTTGGAATTGATGCCGCTCAAATGATCGCCGCCGAGCGATGTCACCACGCGCGATACATCGCCGCCGGCCATGATCTCCGCCTTTTCGACAGCGGACGCAATAGCCGCGGCCGCCGCATCGATATTGACCACCGTGCCTTTCCGAACGCCATTGGATACCGCACGGCCTACGCCGAGCACGGTCACTTCGCCGTCATGCATCTCGCTGATAAGCGCTTTTACGGAAGATGTGCCCACATCGAGCGCACATATACTGTCATTTTTGGCCACACTGGCTCCCGATCATTGTTAACCGTAATTATACGCGATAGTCGCTAAATTGCAACAAATGAAGCCGCCGGAGCAGTCCATCTTCATGGGCCGCCCCGGCGGAATACCGGTCATATATCGCTATTTCTTGCCGCCGCCGAAGTCGAAGGCCGTCCAATACCATATGCTGAGCCCGGGGGTCACGGCGCCGACCGTATTGTAGGTCACCGTCATGACATTACCCAGCGGCACGGCGATGGAGAGCTGATGCGTCGCCCCGCCGAGAAGTATCGTTACTCCCGGTACAATCCCAAGCTCAAACTTCGACTGAACCGCCGAAGAGATGCCGCTGGTGACCGCCGGATCTATCTCGCAATAGATATAGAAAAGGTCCTTTATCACCTTCACGACCGGCGCAAGATACGCCCCGAACTTTACGTACGGCACGTTCGGCGCTGCGCTTGCGATGGGCACATCCATGTACACGTTCGCCTCAGCCGCGAAGTAATCGTTCTCCCAGAAGAAATGATACTGCGGCACGATATCGAACGTGAATGCGGCCCCTGCCGGCGTATACTTGATCTGCAGGGCGAAAATATTGTTCCCGCCGATATCGAAGCGCGGCATCACCCACGACCCGCCGTACGCGAAGCCGGTCGCGGGGAAGCTCAACGTCGCGAAATTCGCTATCACGTCGAAGTTCGCCGTTACGCCGTACGCGGCGGCGAGATCGAAAGTCGGCACGAACGGAGAGAACGTCGGTGAGTAGAAGAACGGATTGACCGCCAGCTTCATGGCACCGGTGCTGCCCGTCCAGGGATTGTAGGCGTACGAGAACGCCTTCGGTGCGGCAGCGGCGATGAGCACTACCGCACACATCAGTATCGTACGAGAGATGCGATGCTTCATATGAAGCTCCTTATGAAAATGTTCGACGAACGCTTCGCATCGGATGCGCCGGGTCCATCGATACATGAGATGCAATCCCTGTGCCAGCACTCAGTTACGCGAACCGCATATTTCAGTGCATGCAGAGCGGTCCGCAGATCGCATATGCATAAAAACTGTGCGCCCGCACGTTTCATGCCGTCGATACGGTCAATCGACGATCAGCCGATATGCGGCCTGTCCTTGACCGCCGTATCGATGACGCTCTGCTGCAATTCAACGTCCTCGAGCTTTCCCTCGAAGTACATGTCGTACGCGGTCATATCGAAGAACCCATGCCCGCTCAGGTTGAAGAGTATCGTCTTGGGCTTTCCTTCCGCGTCGGCCTTCTTCGCTTCATCAATGGCGGCGCATATCGCGTGTGAGCTTTCCGGCGCCGGCACTATGCCCTCGGCACGGGCGAACGTCGTTGCCGCCTGGAATGTAGCAAGCTGCTTATACGACTGCGCCTCGACGATGCCTTCCTTAACGAGCATGCTCACGAGCGGGGACGCACCGTGATAGCGAAGTCCGCCGGCATGTATGCCGTCCGGCATGAAGGTATGCCCGAGCGTATACATGAGCGCTATCGGCGCCATTTTCGCCGTATCGCCGTAATCAAAATCGTAGAGGCCCTTCGTGAGCGTAGGACAGGCCGCAGGCTCCACTGCGATGAAACGCATGTTCTTGCGCTTACCGGATAGCTTTTCCGGGACGAACGGAAAAGTTATACCGGCGAAATTGCTGCCGCCGCCGACACAGCCGATGATGATATCCGGGTAATCGCCCGTCTTCGCGAACTGCTTCTTCGCCTCAAGACCGATGACGGTCTGATGCATGCACACATGATTGAGCACCGACCCGAGCGCATAGTGGGTATCATCATGGGTCGCCGCATCCTCCACCGCTTCGCTTATCGCGATGCCGAGGCTCCCCGGAGAGTCAGGGTTCGCCGCACGTATCGAGCGGCCGGCATTCGTGCGGTCCGTCGGCGAAGCGAACACCTCGCCGTTGAATACATGCATGAGATGTCTTCGATACGGCTTTTGCTGATAGCTCACCTTCACCATATACACGGTGCAGGCCAGCCCGAAGTAGTTGCAGGCTATGGACATGGCGCTGCCCCATTGGCCCGCGCCGGTCTCGGTAGCTATGCGCTTGATACCTTCTTTCTTATTATAATATGCCTGCGCTATCGCGGTATTGAGCTTATGACTCCCGGCAGGGGAAGCACCTTCGTATTTATAGTATATCTTCGACTTGAGCCCGAGGTCCTTTTCAAGCTGCCGCGCCCGTATCAGCGGCGTCGGCCTCCAAAGCTTGTAGATTGAAAGGATCTCTTCCGGGATGGGTATCTCGCGCTGCATCGAGACTTCCTGTTCGATGAGCCCCATAGGAAAGAGCGGCGCCAGATCGGATGGCCCGAGCGGCTTCATCGTCTGCGGATTATAATAGGGTGCCGGCGGCTTCGGCAGATCAGGATTGATATTGTACCACGATGTCGGTATTTCATTGTCAGCAAGCACGATCTTTCGATGTTCGAACGGTTTTTTGGTGAATGCCCGCGCTTTCGGCGCGCTTTTCTTCTTTTTCTTCGTCGCCATAATACCCTGCCTTGTCGAAATGATGTCTTATTCTAGCAATGTACGCTGGTTTTGTCAATGCACGATGATCTGTCAGACAATCCGTTTCGCTTTACTTTGTCGCGGAAAAATGATACACTTGCCTATCGCAACGTGAGGAAGGAGGCATCGCATGAAGATCCGCTGGCAGGCAATTCTCGTCGGGTTATCGGTGAGCGTCATCGTCTATCTCATCAGTTTTCATCTCATTTTCCTTAATGGGCTTGAACGCTCCTTCTACGATTTCCGCTTCTTCTTCCGCGAGGACCACTCGAACCCGGAACGGTACCATGAGAACCAGTTCACATCGCCCGCGCGCCAGCGTGTTATCGAAGTGAAAGGCGG contains these protein-coding regions:
- a CDS encoding glycosyltransferase; the encoded protein is MKTSDIKKAVILAHYAATGATEELRDWLNSKRVEEVVYIAFPFMNSVSSAVTVSVFRRGKLVRTHESLLRFKRPEPVSYAKDVLYGLWYGMRFCRGADILAGGDNLLACIGLCLKVIAGVKRVMYYMIDYTPVRYANPVLNALYYAFDRIAAYNADQVWPLIEKTIRRRFEDGKLKEKRVRSWQPVAFGTHLSHAKSVDTHAVVYLGGLIRNKGAELFLPVLEELRKKDARYRLVVVGAGDYLAELREDIRRRKLAAWVTLYGHILDFSRVLAILSKTGVGIAPYYPDDPNNFSYNTDMGKLKVYIGCALPVVVTDVPPFARTLAEKKAGRIARYDAKDIADQIRIIVKDHARYRSNARALGEQYTWDKIFTKAFEKIEQ
- the ftsA gene encoding cell division protein FtsA, producing the protein MAKNDSICALDVGTSSVKALISEMHDGEVTVLGVGRAVSNGVRKGTVVNIDAAAAAIASAVEKAEIMAGGDVSRVVTSLGGDHLSGINSKGVIGVTARNREITPFEVERVLESARSIRLPSDCEIIHLFPQEYAVDDHDEVRNPVGMTGARLEAEAHIITGMITNSDNLMRAIRKAGIEVDDVIASPYAASYAVLTPDERELGVALIDIGAATTSVMFFIEGAVTHTAVLPIGAQHVTSDISMGLRISHTAAEEVKMSYGFAMSEMVSDTEAIEVPSTGDRPPRTIPKKTLSQIIEPRMEEIFRLVLKEIEKVQCKEVLSAGAVLTGGGAMLGGATDVAEAVFGTMPARVGYPTGFSGMLDIGRDATCAVAVGLTLMKSSEQNPAPGIRKVRERKEGNTGGKLSGWFKEFFS
- a CDS encoding TrpB-like pyridoxal phosphate-dependent enzyme, with product MATKKKKKSAPKARAFTKKPFEHRKIVLADNEIPTSWYNINPDLPKPPAPYYNPQTMKPLGPSDLAPLFPMGLIEQEVSMQREIPIPEEILSIYKLWRPTPLIRARQLEKDLGLKSKIYYKYEGASPAGSHKLNTAIAQAYYNKKEGIKRIATETGAGQWGSAMSIACNYFGLACTVYMVKVSYQQKPYRRHLMHVFNGEVFASPTDRTNAGRSIRAANPDSPGSLGIAISEAVEDAATHDDTHYALGSVLNHVCMHQTVIGLEAKKQFAKTGDYPDIIIGCVGGGSNFAGITFPFVPEKLSGKRKNMRFIAVEPAACPTLTKGLYDFDYGDTAKMAPIALMYTLGHTFMPDGIHAGGLRYHGASPLVSMLVKEGIVEAQSYKQLATFQAATTFARAEGIVPAPESSHAICAAIDEAKKADAEGKPKTILFNLSGHGFFDMTAYDMYFEGKLEDVELQQSVIDTAVKDRPHIG